cagcctaagaACCAGATTAGCGAGATCAATGACCGGAAAGATGCCCGTGTTGGAGCTGAAGGCCTACATAGATTTGTGAGAGAGTAGCCTAGACTTTTGGCCGTGTGATGCAATTTTTTGCTTGAATGTTTGCATCCGACGTAAATATCTTATAATTAACTTTgctgccttctataaaaatatactccctccgtctcataatataagacgtttttgcaagctatgtGTTTTTGCAAGTTCACGTAGCTTGCAAAaccgtcttatattatgggacggagggagtatacagtTGGGGTACTGTAGAAAAATAAATTTACAAACAATCTCAACAAGTCAACGTGCATGCATGCTTCTGTTGCATCGATTATCCTCCCTAATTAGTAATCTGTCTTGATTTTGCTAGAAACCTTCGTGGCTGTTTGGGTCAGATGCTCTCGCGCCGACGCACCATGGTCCATCTCCTTCCTGAGCTTGCTGACCCTGTCGATGACGGCCTCCACCGTGAAATCCACGGCGTCCCTGAGCGTCTGCAGCTTCGACCTCGGGTCCGCGTACACCAGCCTCGGTATCAGCCCGATCACAGTCTCCGTCATCCGCTCCGCCACCTCCGGAGGGATCTGCCGGAGCGTCTCCTCCACGCTGCTGGCGTTGCCGCTGCGCACGTCCTCCTCGGAAATGAACACGGAGTAGGTGTCGCGATCGTCAGGGAGGTGCCACCTGTACTGCCTGTACGCGGAGTCTTGGTGGAAGAACACCGGCACGCAGCCGGCAAGGATGGCGTCGAACGCCGACCGCCGCGTGTACGTGTCGCCAGGCGGCTGCAGGCAGAAGCGCGCCCCCTGGAAGACGCGCATGAAGGTGCTGGGCACGAGGCAGTTCTTCTCGCTCTTGTGGCACTGCACCAGGTTGCAGAAGCTGGAGGCGCCGCACTCCCGGATGAGGTGGTGCCGGATGGAATTCGGGTCTCCGGGCCGCTCGCCGCCGGCGAAGGAGAAGAGGAACTCCCGCTTCATGCCTTGCATCCGCTGCTGCCACTGGAGGACGTCCGCGTCTTTCGCCGGGTGGAAGTAGGTCGGGTACGGCACGGCGAAGTCGAAGTCCGTCCACGGCAGCTTCTCGACCAACAGCACCGTCATGTTCCACACCGGCGGCAAACGGAACAGCTTGTTGCCCCACTCCGAGTCGCTGTCCGTCTGCCGCTGATGGTCCCACGCCGTCCTCCCGGACATGACGAAGTGGTCGCGTCCGCCCATGGCGCGCCACTCGGGCCGCCGCGTCAGCCAGTTGACGAGCTCGACCGGCAGGGCGTCCTTGGCTGTGGCGTTGTTGCTCCACAGGTGCCGCACGACGTCAAACCCAGCGTAGTACGGCACGAaaacggcggcggcgagggaggagtcgtTGGTGAGGCACTCGTACTGCCGGACGCGAGCGTGGAAGATGACGTCGAGGCCGAAGTGGTCGGTGGCGTACCAGCCCTCG
This region of Triticum aestivum cultivar Chinese Spring chromosome 2D, IWGSC CS RefSeq v2.1, whole genome shotgun sequence genomic DNA includes:
- the LOC123049184 gene encoding xyloglucan galactosyltransferase KATAMARI1 homolog, producing the protein MERTTAAHGVGGRWLPCLVLLAVLSATPWLLIIHCHRAASVSTPHPSLVTAAPASGREGGSQPRFPSVQEQQVKNLLIASAAGDEVRRSSNVGVTGEDACRGRYLYVHDLPPRFNADILADCRHWYPWMDMCPYLVNGGLGAPLDNADGVFADEGWYATDHFGLDVIFHARVRQYECLTNDSSLAAAVFVPYYAGFDVVRHLWSNNATAKDALPVELVNWLTRRPEWRAMGGRDHFVMSGRTAWDHQRQTDSDSEWGNKLFRLPPVWNMTVLLVEKLPWTDFDFAVPYPTYFHPAKDADVLQWQQRMQGMKREFLFSFAGGERPGDPNSIRHHLIRECGASSFCNLVQCHKSEKNCLVPSTFMRVFQGARFCLQPPGDTYTRRSAFDAILAGCVPVFFHQDSAYRQYRWHLPDDRDTYSVFISEEDVRSGNASSVEETLRQIPPEVAERMTETVIGLIPRLVYADPRSKLQTLRDAVDFTVEAVIDRVSKLRKEMDHGASAREHLTQTATKVSSKIKTDY